Genomic segment of Paenibacillus sp. FSL R5-0912:
TCGACTGAAGAATTTGCCCATTTGGAAATGATTGCCACCATGATCTATAAACTGACCAAGGACGCTTCGATCAGTGAGCTTGAGGCGGCGGGACTCGGTCCGAACTACGCGCAGCGGGATCATGCGCTGTTCTACCAGAACTCGGCAGGGGTGCCGTGGACAGCCGCCTACATCCAAGCCAAGGGTGATCCGCTCGCTGACCTGTATGAGGACATTGCCGCCGAAGAAAAGGCCCGGGCTACATACCAGTGGCTGATCGACATGACGGATGATGTGGATCTGCAGGACAGCCTCAAGTTCCTGCGGGAGCGGGAAATCGTGCATGCGCTAAGATTTAAGGAGTCTGTGCAGATATTGATTGAGGAACGGGATAAGAAGAAGGTGTTCTGAGGAGCTTAATCCTGCCCAAAATACAACATTTCGCTCATGGATTCGAGCCTAACCGGAAATTGTTGTACAAAAGGCAGGATTTCTGCTTGTTTATGCGGCTATGCGGGATAATTGTTGTATTTCATACAGGAATCCTCGCGAACCCCAGGGCAACTTGGAAGCAAAGCTGTAAAACGTACAACATTTATGATACATAACTAGGGGCTGTTCCAAAAGCTATGAAATGGCTGGTTGGATAGTCTCTTTTTTCTGTAGTTAACGCCCTGCCTTTGTGCTGACCTGCCGTGCCTCGGTGCCAGATACAGCCATCTGTGAGATAATACTGCTACTGATGATCAATCTGGTGCAGGATGCGGATAGTGGAAAGGGGAGCATAATGGTTATGGCATTTGAACGGTGGCGCGGATTCATCCGGGCCTGGCGGGATTATCCCTTCCCGGAAGGGGCTGTGATTGGCGGGCATTATACAATTGAGGCTTTGCTGGGAGAAGGCAGCTACGGGCTGACGTACCTCTGCTATGATTCAAGGAATGGCGCTCTCTTTGCGATTAAACAGTCCAGACCCAGCAAGAAAGCGGTTGGCCGGGCGTTGCTTGCCAGGGAGGGTGCTATTTTACAGGCAATGGATCATCCTAATATTCTTAAATACCGCGATTATTTCAAATATAAAGGCTCGAATTGGCTGGTTACCGATTATATTGCGGGGAAGACGCTGGAGGATCTGATCTTTGATGAACAGATCGTCTATGGTGAGCGGGAATGTCTGGCCACAACGCTGAAACTGATGGATCGGGTTGCCCATGTCCATTCGCGCGGATACGTTCACCTCGATCTGCGGATTCCCAATGTGATTCTCCAGAATGAAGATCTGTACTTAATTGATTTCGGATTGGCCGCACAAATAGGAGAGGCGGATACCGTACCCTGGCTGCTGAAGCCGAGGGAGAAAGAGCTGCCGGAACGTAGGCCGCCGGTGATCGCCT
This window contains:
- a CDS encoding manganese catalase family protein, whose translation is MWIYEKKLQYPVRVGKCDVRMARYLMEQYGGADGELAAALRYMNQRYAIPDKVIGVLTDISTEEFAHLEMIATMIYKLTKDASISELEAAGLGPNYAQRDHALFYQNSAGVPWTAAYIQAKGDPLADLYEDIAAEEKARATYQWLIDMTDDVDLQDSLKFLREREIVHALRFKESVQILIEERDKKKVF
- a CDS encoding serine/threonine protein kinase, with amino-acid sequence MAFERWRGFIRAWRDYPFPEGAVIGGHYTIEALLGEGSYGLTYLCYDSRNGALFAIKQSRPSKKAVGRALLAREGAILQAMDHPNILKYRDYFKYKGSNWLVTDYIAGKTLEDLIFDEQIVYGERECLATTLKLMDRVAHVHSRGYVHLDLRIPNVILQNEDLYLIDFGLAAQIGEADTVPWLLKPREKELPERRPPVIASDLYDVGQLMLFMLYSGYVPVRGGAERSWREELELSPGMLQILSRLLGEQETYPDTAGFMREAGELYKSLLR